In Suricata suricatta isolate VVHF042 chromosome 14, meerkat_22Aug2017_6uvM2_HiC, whole genome shotgun sequence, one DNA window encodes the following:
- the SALL3 gene encoding sal-like protein 3, with protein sequence MRTPNAVPGDGAEDGDSGSEGRSGSEDTNVCEKCCAEFFKWTDFLEHKRGCTKNPLVLIVNEDEPAPPSEDFPEPSPASSPSDRAESEATEEPPPADGGEGGEVRAPEKEEEPMEAEPSGDKSFATPGPSLAGKSPLPQIPEPAPVAAYSMPNTNVTLETLLSTKVAVAQFSQNARAAGAAAPAPSGSAQPQNASTPPALGPGPLLSAAPSLPNPLLPQTSASSVIFPNPLVSIAATANALDPLSALMKHRKGKPPNVSVFEPKASAEDPFFKHKCRFCAKVFGSDSALQIHLRSHTGERPFKCNVCGNRFSTKGNLKVHFQRHKEKYPHIQMNPYPVPEYLDNVPTCSGIPYGMSLPPEKPVTTWLDSKPVLPTVPTSVGLQLPPTLPGVSSYADSPSLTPASRSPQRPSPASSECTSLSPGLNSSESGVPGTAESPQPVLSGSSLTKTEPVSLPCANSRAGDAPTSGQVSATSAAATALTDNSVSTGLCSPVLPAGSDQFKAKFPFGGLLDSMQTSETSKLQQLVENIDKKMTDPNQCVICHRVLSCQSALKMHYRTHTGERPFKCKICGRAFTTKGNLKTHFGVHRAKPPLRVQHSCPICQKKFTNAVVLQQHIRMHMGGQIPNTPLPEGLQDAMDAELPFEDKAAEALSGCDDDADENSMEDDAEPRPRLPFAGSCPPSPPSVISSIAALENQMKMMDSVMGCPPLAALKCVENGSGDSDRLSNDSSSAVGDLESRSAGSPALSESSSSTRALSPINSNSESLHSKSPGLSAPEEPQETPLKTERPDSPPAAPENGGALDLTAAPPGRPAVKEEAPFSLLFLSRDRGPGQTTASLVAGSAPAAIKMEVNGHSRAVALGEGPPLPAAVQVPPGPQAVLGPGLAPMLAPPPRRAPKQHNCQSCGKTFSSASALQIHERTHTGEKPFGCTICGRAFTTKGNLKVHMGTHMWNNAPARRGRRLSVENPMALLGGDALKFSEMFQKDLAARAMNVDPSFWNQYAAAITNGLAMKNNEISVIQNGGIPQLPVSLGGSAMPPLGPLAPGMDKARTGGSPPVMGLDKASSETGASRPFTRFIEDNKEIGIN encoded by the exons ATGAGGACGCCCAATG CCGTGCCCGGGGACGGGGCCGAGGACGGGGACAGCGGGAGCGAGGGCCGGAGCGGGAGCGAGGACACGAACGTCTGTGAGAAGTGCTGTGCGGAGTTCTTCAAGTGGACGGACTTCCTGGAGCACAAGAGGGGCTGCACCAAGAACCCGCTGGTGCTGATCGTGAACGAGGATGAGCCGGCCCCGCCCTCCGAAGACTTTCCGGAGCCTTCCCCGGCCAGCTCCCCCAGTGACCGGGCGGAGAGCGAGGCCACGGAGGAGCCACCCCCCGCGGACGGCGGCGAGGGCGGTGAGGTGAGGGCCCCCgagaaggaggaggagcccaTGGAGGCCGAGCCCTCGGGGGACAAGAGCTTCGCGACCCCGGGCCCCTCGCTCGCGGGGAAGTCGCCTCTACCTCAGATCCCCGAGCCGGCCCCGGTGGCCGCGTACAGCATGCCAAACACCAACGTGACGCTGGAGACGCTCCTGAGCACCAAGGTGGCCGTGGCGCAGTTCTCCCAGAACGCGAGGGCCGCAGGCG CCGCCGCCCCGGCCCCCAGCGGCAGCGCACAGCCGCAGAACGCCTCCACACCCCCGGCGCTGGGCCCGGGGCCCCTCCTCAGCGCAGCCCCCAGCCTGCCAAACCCACTTCTACCTCAGACCTCCGCCAGCAGCGTCATCTTCCCCAACCCGCTGGTGAGCATCGCGGCCACCGCCAATGCGCTGGACCCCCTGTCCGCCCTCATGAAGCACCGCAAGGGCAAGCCCCCCAACGTGTCGGTGTTCGAGCCCAAGGCCAGCGCCGAGGACCCGTTCTTCAAGCACAAGTGCAGGTTCTGTGCCAAGGTGTTCGGCAGCGACAGCGCCCTGCAGATCCACCTGCGCTCACACACGGGCGAGCGGCCCTTCAAGTGCAACGTGTGCGGCAACCGCTTCTCCACCAAGGGCAACCTGAAGGTGCACTTCCAGAGGCACAAGGAGAAGTACCCGCATATCCAGATGAACCCCTACCCCGTGCCCGAGTACCTGGACAACGTGCCCACCTGCTCCGGGATTCCCTACGGGATGTCGCTGCCGCCGGAGAAGCCGGTGACCACCTGGCTGGACAGCAAGCCCGTGTTGCCCACAGTGCCCACGTCAGTTGGGCTGCagctccctcccaccctgcccgGCGTCAGCAGCTACGCGGActcccccagcctcacccctgcgaGCCGCTCCCCGCAGCGGCCCTCGCCCGCGTCCAGCGAGTGCACCTCTTTGTCCCCTGGCCTCAACAGCTCCGAGTCGGGTGTCCCGGGGACCGCCGAGTCCCCGCAGCCGGTGCTCAGCGGGTCCTCTCTGACCAAAACGGAGCCCGTGAGCCTGCCTTGCGCCAACAGCAGGGCAGGGGACGCCCCCACCAGCGGGCAGGTCTCTGCCACGTCCGCAGCGGCCACCGCCCTGACGGACAACAGCGTCTCCACAGGCCTTTGCAGCCCGGTGCTCCCAGCCGGCTCTGACCAGTTCAAAGCCAAGTTTCCCTTCGGGGGGCTGCTCGACTCCATGCAGACGTCCGAAACCTCAAAGCTGCAGCAGCTGGTGGAGAACATCGACAAGAAGATGACGGACCCCAACCAGTGCGTCATCTGCCACCGAGTGCTCAGCTGCCAGAGCGCCCTGAAGATGCACTACCGGACGCACACGGGCGAGAGGCCCTTCAAGTGCAAGATCTGCGGCCGCGCCTTCACCACCAAGGGCAACCTGAAGACGCACTTCGGGGTGCATCGGGCCAAGCCGCCGCTGCGCGTGCAGCACTCCTGCCCCATCTGCCAGAAGAAGTTCACCAACGCCGTGGTCCTGCAGCAGCACATCCGCATGCACATGGGCGGCCAGATCCCCAACACGCCGCTGCCCGAGGGCCTCCAGGACGCCATGGACGCCGAGCTGCCCTTCGAGGACAAGGCTGCCGAGGCCCTGAGCGGCTGTGATGACGACGCGGACGAGAACTCCATGGAGGACGACGCGGAGCCCCGGCCGCGGCTGCCCTTCGCCGGCTCCTGCCCGCCCTCGCCCCCCTCCGTCATCTCCAGCATCGCCGCCCTGGAGAACCAGATGAAGATGATGGACTCGGTCATGGGCTGCCCGCCGCTGGCCGCCCTGAAGTGCGTGGAGAACGGGTCCGGGGACAGCGACCGCCTGAGCAACGACTCCTCCTCGGCCGTGGGCGACCTGGAGAGCCGCAGCGCGGGCAGCCCGGCCCTGTCGGAGTCCTCCTCCTCCACGCGCGCCCTGTCGCCCATCAACAGCAACAGCGAGAGCTTGCACTCCAAGTCCCCGGGCCTCAGCGCCCCGGAGGAGCCGCAGGAGACGCCGCTGAAGACGGAGAGGCCGGACAGCCCCCCCGCCGCCCCGGAGAACGGAGGCGCCCTGGACCTCACGGCGGCCCCGCCCGGCCGGCCGGCCGTCAAGGAGGAGGCCCCCTTCAGCCTGCTGTTCCTGAGCAGAGACCGGG GTCCCGGCCAGACCACCGCTAGCCTGGTCGCCGGCTCCGCGCCCGCCGCCATCAAAATGGAAGTGAACGGGCACAGCAGGGCCGTGGCGCTGGGCGAGGGCCCGCCGCTGCCCGCCGCCGTGCAGGTGCCCCCGGGGCCCCAggctgtgctgggccctggccTCGCGCCCATGCTGGCTCCCCCGCCGCGCCGGGCACCCAAGCAGCACAACTGCCAGTCGTGCGGGAAGACCTTCTCGTCGGCCAGCGCCCTGCAGATCCATGAGCGCACGCACACCGGGGAGAAGCCCTTCGGCTGCACCATCTGCGGGAGGGCCTTCACCACCAAGGGCAACCTCAAG GTGCACATGGGCACGCACATGTGGAACAATGCCCCCGCGAGGCGCGGCCGCCGCCTGTCAGTGGAGAACCCCATGGCCCTGCTAGGTGGCGACGCCCTCAAGTTCTCAGAGATGTTCCAGAAGGATCTGGCCGCGCGCGCCATGAACGTTGACCCCAGCTTCTGGAACCAGTATGCCGCGGCCATCACAAACGGCCTCGCCATGAAGAACAACGAGATCTCTGTCATCCAGAACGGCGGCATCCCCCAGCTGCCAGTGAGTCTGGGCGGGAGCGCCATGCCGCCCCTGGGCCCCCTGGCCCCGGGCATGGACAAGGCGCGCACCGGCGGCAGCCCGCCCGTTATGGGTTTGGACAAAGCCAGCTCTGAAACGGGAGCCAGCCGCCCGTTCACCAGGTTTATCGAGGACAACAAGGAGATCGGGATTAACTAG